From Woronichinia naegeliana WA131, the proteins below share one genomic window:
- the ispD gene encoding 2-C-methyl-D-erythritol 4-phosphate cytidylyltransferase: protein MYFLIPAAGMGKRMGSDRNKLLLTLLEKPLLAWTLLAAEASRQIEWIGIMGQPSDFAAIEEVLQTLTLTKPVTLIQGGDTRQASVFNGLKALPSEAKSVLIHDGARCLATPDLLDRCALAIADCQGLIAAVPVKDTIKVVDEQGWIQSTPDRNYLWAAQTPQGFDVKLLMECHEKGADLGWEVTDDAALFEKCQLPVKIVLGEETNLKITTPVDLAIAEFILRQRLN, encoded by the coding sequence ATGTATTTTTTGATTCCTGCTGCGGGTATGGGGAAACGCATGGGCAGCGATCGCAATAAGCTGTTATTGACCCTCCTCGAAAAACCCCTCTTAGCTTGGACATTATTGGCAGCGGAGGCATCCCGTCAGATTGAATGGATTGGCATTATGGGGCAGCCTTCGGATTTTGCCGCCATTGAGGAGGTATTACAAACGCTAACCCTCACGAAACCCGTTACTCTCATTCAGGGTGGCGATACCCGTCAGGCTTCTGTGTTTAATGGTTTAAAAGCTCTACCGTCAGAGGCAAAATCGGTATTAATTCATGATGGAGCCAGATGTTTAGCAACGCCTGATTTACTTGATCGATGTGCTTTGGCGATCGCCGATTGTCAGGGCTTAATCGCGGCGGTTCCAGTCAAAGATACGATTAAGGTGGTGGATGAACAGGGCTGGATTCAAAGTACACCGGATCGAAATTATCTCTGGGCAGCCCAAACTCCTCAAGGTTTTGATGTCAAATTACTCATGGAATGTCATGAAAAGGGAGCGGACTTGGGATGGGAAGTGACCGATGATGCGGCCCTATTTGAAAAGTGTCAATTACCCGTCAAAATTGTCTTAGGAGAGGAAACAAACCTGAAAATTACCACGCCGGTTGATCTGGCGATCGCTGAATTTATCCTGCGGCAACGTTTAAACTAA
- a CDS encoding ABC transporter ATP-binding protein, whose protein sequence is MIEVEHLSKIYGSTAAIQDVDFSVASGEILGFLGPNGAGKTTTMRILAGYIPATTGTARVAGFDVHEKSLEVRQRIGYLPENPPLYLDMTVEGFLTFVASIKGVAAGDRRSRVSSAIERCQLTDKRKVLIRKLSKGYKQRVGIAQAIVHDPPVIILDEPTVGLDPKQIIEVRNLIKGLAQQHTIILSTHILPEVSMTCDRVTIINRGKIIATNTPDNLLSELTGNMGYLLEIGGNIEQVESLLQPISGLSQIDIQTIESPLNPTRYSVKIKTASTQELGKDIAQILIHNGLELYEMRRTRPTLEDVFLNLITTEENTLHQTDIDDLLPPAETESASLSAENLLEPTSEENSPHHE, encoded by the coding sequence ATGATTGAAGTTGAACATCTGAGCAAAATTTATGGTTCAACCGCCGCCATTCAAGATGTGGATTTTTCGGTGGCAAGCGGCGAAATTTTGGGCTTTTTGGGGCCGAATGGGGCGGGTAAAACAACTACCATGCGGATTCTGGCGGGTTATATTCCAGCAACCACCGGCACGGCTAGGGTGGCAGGCTTTGATGTTCATGAAAAGTCTCTAGAGGTTCGCCAACGGATTGGCTATTTGCCCGAAAATCCGCCCCTCTATTTGGATATGACGGTGGAAGGCTTTTTAACCTTTGTGGCTAGTATCAAGGGGGTAGCAGCCGGCGATCGCCGTAGTCGAGTCAGTTCGGCCATTGAACGCTGTCAGTTAACCGATAAACGTAAGGTTTTAATTCGCAAATTATCCAAGGGTTATAAACAACGGGTGGGTATCGCCCAGGCGATCGTCCATGATCCCCCTGTTATTATTTTGGATGAACCGACGGTGGGTTTAGATCCGAAACAAATTATTGAAGTTCGTAACCTTATCAAGGGCTTGGCGCAACAGCATACGATTATTCTTTCGACCCACATTTTGCCGGAAGTCAGTATGACCTGCGATCGCGTCACCATTATTAATCGCGGTAAAATCATTGCGACCAATACTCCCGATAATTTGCTCTCAGAACTCACGGGGAATATGGGCTATTTGCTAGAAATTGGTGGCAATATTGAGCAGGTAGAATCGCTATTACAACCGATTTCTGGTTTAAGTCAAATTGATATTCAAACCATTGAATCCCCCTTAAATCCAACCCGTTATAGCGTTAAAATTAAAACCGCATCTACCCAGGAATTAGGCAAGGATATCGCCCAGATTTTAATTCACAATGGGCTAGAACTCTATGAAATGCGCCGCACTCGTCCCACCCTTGAAGATGTTTTCCTCAATCTGATTACAACGGAAGAAAATACGCTTCACCAGACTGATATAGATGATTTGCTCCCGCCGGCTGAAACAGAATCCGCTAGTTTATCGGCAGAAAATTTATTAGAACCTACCTCTGAAGAAAATTCTCCTCACCATGAATAA
- a CDS encoding RnfABCDGE type electron transport complex subunit D produces MATRKASIPLRQYPALVWKIGLNNLTIASLKSALITGLGLCLLLRANHFSTLLLAASIAIASKFLLQVRGKHFFNPANIGIIAALSLTNDAWVSPGQWGTEIWLLACFLGAGGLVLGKVGRWDTSVVFFAIYGGLEMARNIWLGWNPEVVLHHLSSGSLLVFTLFMLTDPRSIPNARLSRLLWATAIAILTFILQYTLYLPTAMFWALFCCSPLTLWLDNHWQAPRFTWQAKTLQFSSF; encoded by the coding sequence ATGGCAACCCGAAAAGCGTCAATTCCTCTGCGGCAATATCCAGCCCTAGTCTGGAAAATAGGGTTAAATAACTTAACCATTGCCTCTCTCAAAAGTGCCTTGATTACAGGTTTAGGACTGTGTTTGCTGTTGCGAGCTAATCATTTTTCAACCCTTTTGTTAGCAGCCAGTATTGCGATCGCCAGTAAGTTCCTATTGCAGGTAAGGGGTAAACACTTTTTTAATCCCGCCAATATTGGCATTATTGCCGCCCTGAGTTTAACCAACGATGCTTGGGTTTCGCCGGGCCAATGGGGAACCGAAATTTGGTTATTGGCCTGCTTTTTAGGGGCGGGGGGACTGGTACTCGGTAAAGTGGGACGCTGGGATACCTCAGTGGTCTTTTTTGCCATCTATGGGGGTCTAGAAATGGCTCGCAATATTTGGTTAGGCTGGAATCCAGAGGTGGTGCTTCATCATTTGAGTAGTGGCAGTTTACTGGTTTTTACTCTTTTTATGTTGACCGATCCTCGCTCGATTCCCAATGCCCGTTTGAGTCGTCTGCTTTGGGCCACGGCGATCGCCATTTTAACCTTTATCTTGCAATATACTCTCTATTTACCGACAGCCATGTTTTGGGCGTTATTTTGCTGCTCTCCTCTGACTTTATGGTTAGATAACCATTGGCAAGCTCCCCGTTTTACCTGGCAAGCTAAAACCCTGCAATTTAGCTCTTTTTAA
- a CDS encoding DUF2330 domain-containing protein, with translation MNSFLKNFLKTLLFSFVLCLTILLFSQPVLAFCGFYVAKANTSLYNRASQVIIARDGQRTILTMANDYQGEAKDFALVVPVPVVLQKEQVNVGDRQILERLDAFSAPRLVEYFDNNPCQPYPMMESDMMTRGALNNAPASKAARSNEALGVKIEAKFSVGEYDILILSAKESKGLETWLTQNDYKIPQGASQVLHPYIKQGLKFFVAKVNLKEYARNGFQSLRPLMMAYESPKFMLPIRLGMVNAKGPQDLMVYVLSPKGAAEVTNYRTVKIPSDEDIPEFVQQEFSGFYQAMFKTSYQRAGRNAVFLEYAWNMNNCDPCSANPLTPEELKKAGVFWLESPVSTVFISRLHLRYTLDKFPEDLQFQTTANQNSFQGRYVLRRPYRGEMNCDAARTYRQTVRDRQEKEAQTLAQLTGWHLSDIRKRIQFMEGQSQPWWHNLWPVR, from the coding sequence ATGAATAGTTTTCTCAAAAATTTTCTCAAGACTTTACTGTTTAGTTTTGTACTTTGTTTAACAATTCTGCTCTTTAGTCAACCTGTTTTAGCCTTTTGCGGCTTCTATGTGGCTAAAGCCAATACCAGTCTTTATAATCGGGCTTCCCAGGTGATTATTGCCAGAGATGGCCAACGAACTATTTTAACAATGGCGAATGATTACCAAGGAGAAGCCAAGGATTTTGCCCTCGTGGTTCCGGTTCCTGTTGTCTTACAAAAAGAGCAAGTTAATGTCGGCGATCGCCAAATTTTAGAACGATTAGATGCGTTTAGTGCGCCTCGTTTGGTGGAATATTTTGATAACAATCCCTGTCAACCCTATCCGATGATGGAGTCAGATATGATGACCAGGGGAGCTTTGAATAATGCTCCGGCTAGTAAAGCGGCTCGCAGTAATGAGGCATTAGGGGTGAAAATTGAGGCAAAATTTTCTGTGGGAGAATACGATATTTTAATTCTGAGTGCCAAGGAATCTAAGGGATTGGAAACCTGGTTAACTCAAAATGATTATAAAATTCCCCAGGGAGCCAGTCAGGTTTTACATCCCTATATTAAACAGGGTCTTAAATTTTTTGTAGCAAAAGTTAATTTAAAAGAATATGCTCGCAACGGTTTTCAATCACTACGACCCTTGATGATGGCCTATGAATCGCCTAAGTTTATGTTGCCTATTCGTCTCGGTATGGTCAATGCCAAGGGGCCTCAGGATTTAATGGTTTATGTCTTGTCTCCGAAGGGAGCTGCCGAAGTGACTAATTATCGCACAGTCAAAATTCCCAGCGATGAAGATATCCCTGAATTTGTGCAGCAGGAATTTAGCGGTTTTTACCAAGCCATGTTTAAAACTAGCTATCAGCGAGCCGGTAGAAATGCCGTTTTTCTAGAATATGCTTGGAATATGAATAATTGTGATCCCTGTTCAGCCAATCCTCTCACTCCTGAAGAACTGAAAAAAGCAGGGGTATTTTGGTTAGAGAGTCCTGTTTCAACGGTTTTTATCAGTCGTCTGCATTTGCGTTATACTCTCGATAAATTTCCAGAAGATTTGCAATTTCAAACCACTGCTAATCAAAATTCTTTTCAAGGTCGCTATGTATTGCGTCGTCCCTATCGCGGTGAAATGAACTGTGATGCGGCCCGAACCTATCGCCAAACGGTACGCGATCGCCAGGAAAAAGAAGCTCAAACCCTAGCCCAATTAACCGGCTGGCATTTAAGCGATATTCGTAAACGGATTCAATTTATGGAGGGTCAATCCCAACCCTGGTGGCATAATCTTTGGCCGGTTCGTTAG
- a CDS encoding glycosyltransferase: MFTPTVSVIIPLYNAEKDLPDLLTCLWNQTYPLSQVEYCLINNNSQDRTSQLLASAQIEANKKGITIKVEQENTIQSSYAARNQGIRQTTGEIIAFTDGDCRPIEDWLTALVQPLQRPTIGMVAGEIQALPDPSVFAKYAEHYGVLSPKFALNHPFYPYGQTANLALRRSILQQVGLFRPYLTTGGDADLCWRIQQKTDWQITFAPQAIAYHRHRDNWSAFYQQWQRYGESNRYLQELHGINLAREFSWSEAIYRLGRWLVKEIPQTRLADPIEIWKTPIELLGFYARTQGQKRSRLRDQATIIAYD; this comes from the coding sequence ATGTTTACTCCGACGGTATCAGTGATTATTCCCCTATACAATGCGGAAAAGGATTTACCTGACTTATTAACCTGTTTGTGGAACCAAACCTATCCATTATCCCAGGTAGAATATTGTTTAATTAATAATAATAGTCAAGATCGAACAAGTCAACTATTAGCATCGGCTCAAATCGAGGCCAATAAAAAAGGAATTACGATTAAAGTTGAGCAGGAAAATACAATTCAAAGTTCCTACGCAGCCCGCAATCAAGGCATTCGGCAGACAACGGGGGAAATCATTGCCTTTACCGATGGAGATTGTCGTCCGATTGAGGATTGGTTAACCGCTTTAGTCCAACCTTTGCAAAGGCCGACTATTGGCATGGTGGCTGGAGAAATCCAAGCTCTACCAGATCCGAGTGTATTTGCCAAATATGCGGAACATTATGGGGTTTTGTCCCCAAAATTTGCACTAAATCACCCCTTTTATCCCTACGGACAGACGGCTAATTTAGCCCTACGTCGCTCCATTCTTCAGCAAGTCGGATTATTTCGTCCCTATCTTACTACTGGCGGAGATGCCGATCTTTGTTGGCGTATTCAACAAAAGACAGATTGGCAAATAACCTTTGCACCCCAGGCGATCGCCTACCATCGACATCGGGATAATTGGTCAGCTTTCTATCAACAATGGCAACGCTATGGAGAATCAAATCGTTATCTTCAGGAACTGCATGGTATTAATTTGGCGAGAGAATTTAGTTGGTCAGAGGCCATTTATCGACTAGGGCGTTGGCTTGTAAAGGAAATTCCCCAAACTCGTTTAGCTGATCCTATTGAAATTTGGAAAACACCAATTGAATTATTAGGATTTTATGCCAGAACCCAAGGACAAAAACGATCGCGGTTAAGGGATCAGGCCACTATCATTGCCTATGATTAA
- a CDS encoding serine acetyltransferase has protein sequence MIKELLKQLIFSLQIFWVLPLILPFLVSTEKTIIRLDVQRWQQLLNLPSRTIFFQLLVLLQSAPEFRNLYYFRLFKGNFAGRLGIMICKVIYRPCPSLFLDYSCNIGAGLFIQHGFSTIVMADLGKNCWVNQQVTIGHQDRTGRPRLGDNVRVTAGAKVLGAIVVGDNVTIGANAVVVKDVPSNCVVVGIPAYIIERNGIKVREPLI, from the coding sequence ATGATCAAAGAACTTTTAAAACAATTAATTTTTAGTTTACAAATTTTTTGGGTATTGCCCTTAATATTACCCTTTTTAGTCTCCACCGAAAAAACGATTATTCGCTTGGATGTACAACGCTGGCAACAGCTATTAAATTTACCCAGTCGAACTATTTTTTTTCAATTATTAGTATTGTTGCAATCGGCCCCAGAGTTTCGTAACTTGTATTATTTTCGTCTTTTTAAGGGAAATTTTGCTGGCCGGTTAGGGATAATGATCTGCAAAGTGATCTATCGCCCTTGTCCCTCTTTGTTTCTCGATTATTCCTGCAATATTGGGGCGGGACTGTTCATTCAGCACGGTTTTAGCACGATTGTTATGGCGGATCTGGGAAAAAATTGTTGGGTTAATCAGCAAGTGACGATTGGTCATCAGGATCGAACGGGACGGCCACGTTTGGGGGATAATGTGCGTGTCACCGCCGGAGCGAAGGTGTTAGGGGCGATCGTGGTTGGCGATAATGTGACGATTGGGGCCAATGCGGTAGTCGTGAAAGATGTGCCTTCCAATTGTGTGGTGGTCGGAATCCCCGCCTATATCATTGAACGTAATGGCATTAAAGTCAGAGAACCGTTAATTTAG
- a CDS encoding TIGR01777 family oxidoreductase, with amino-acid sequence MKIAITGSTGFVGSQLVKKLIAQGHSLLLLVRNPAKMRSLLTTEQLAQVEIVPYQATESGDWQAKITGCEAVINLAGSPIAERWTPEHKQIILKTRQLGTQRLVEAIAASSSRPKVLINASAIGFYGASETATFDEQSPAGQDFLATVCQQWEAAAQKVAELGVRLVILRFGIVLGNGGALAKMIPPFKLFAGGPLGTGRQWFSWIDRDDLVELILFALEQESMQGTFNATAPQPVRMTELCHVLGELLHRPSWLPVPDFALELLLGEAAKVVLEGQQVLPKATQNAGFNFAYPEIYTSLRKILSGANNF; translated from the coding sequence ATGAAAATCGCCATTACAGGTAGTACTGGTTTTGTTGGTAGCCAGCTAGTCAAAAAACTGATTGCACAAGGTCATTCCCTACTTTTATTGGTTCGCAATCCTGCCAAAATGAGAAGTTTATTAACAACAGAACAGCTTGCTCAAGTCGAAATTGTGCCTTATCAGGCCACTGAGTCAGGGGATTGGCAAGCAAAAATCACTGGTTGTGAGGCCGTGATCAATTTAGCCGGTAGCCCGATCGCCGAACGGTGGACTCCTGAGCATAAGCAGATCATTTTAAAAACTCGACAATTAGGTACGCAACGTTTGGTGGAAGCGATCGCCGCTTCATCCTCTCGACCGAAGGTTTTGATTAATGCCTCAGCCATTGGCTTCTATGGAGCCAGTGAAACCGCCACCTTTGATGAGCAGAGTCCGGCGGGTCAAGACTTTTTAGCAACCGTTTGTCAACAGTGGGAAGCTGCGGCCCAAAAAGTAGCGGAATTAGGCGTTAGATTGGTCATTCTGCGCTTCGGGATTGTTCTAGGCAATGGGGGAGCTTTGGCTAAGATGATACCGCCCTTTAAACTCTTTGCCGGTGGCCCCTTGGGAACGGGACGACAATGGTTTTCCTGGATTGATCGGGATGATTTAGTTGAGTTAATTCTGTTTGCTTTAGAACAGGAATCTATGCAAGGAACCTTTAATGCAACGGCTCCTCAACCGGTACGAATGACTGAACTCTGTCATGTTTTGGGGGAATTGCTCCATCGTCCTTCCTGGTTGCCCGTTCCCGATTTTGCCTTGGAATTATTACTAGGGGAAGCCGCTAAGGTGGTGTTGGAAGGTCAACAGGTTTTACCCAAAGCCACTCAAAATGCGGGTTTTAATTTTGCCTATCCAGAAATCTATACCTCTTTACGGAAAATTCTGAGCGGAGCCAACAATTTTTAG
- a CDS encoding ABC transporter permease, with protein sequence MNKILTATWQNMMLLFANFLAIFRKEFSGYFSSPFAYIIAGVFWLIAGIFFGVILEGIIQNAEFARQSGMSMPVDIASDFLSSYLGVIISLILVLLPALSMGLYAEERKRGTLELLATSPVTNWVVALGKLAGVLAFFSILMFPLWIYQSIIFSAATPPLPIAIILLANSAVVLVAASILSLGMFISSLTESSIIAYILTFILVLGLWIIDVVAQRVSGIAGEIFSYLSLFEHYNTLVNGVIDVKSFVLFLTYIFLGIFLTAQSIETLRFQRS encoded by the coding sequence ATGAATAAAATCTTAACGGCTACCTGGCAAAATATGATGCTTCTGTTCGCGAACTTTCTAGCTATTTTCCGCAAGGAGTTTTCAGGCTATTTTTCCTCTCCCTTTGCCTACATCATTGCAGGAGTTTTTTGGTTGATTGCGGGGATTTTCTTTGGCGTAATTTTAGAAGGTATTATTCAAAACGCCGAGTTTGCTCGTCAAAGTGGAATGTCCATGCCGGTTGACATTGCCAGTGACTTTTTAAGTAGCTATTTAGGTGTTATTATTTCTCTGATTTTAGTGCTTTTACCCGCCCTTTCGATGGGTTTATACGCCGAGGAACGCAAACGGGGAACCTTAGAACTGTTGGCAACTTCTCCTGTCACCAATTGGGTAGTGGCCTTGGGTAAACTGGCTGGAGTATTGGCTTTTTTCAGTATTTTAATGTTCCCGCTCTGGATTTATCAAAGTATTATTTTTAGCGCCGCGACACCGCCCTTACCGATCGCCATTATTCTCTTGGCTAATTCAGCCGTTGTGCTAGTGGCGGCCTCAATTTTATCCCTAGGAATGTTTATTTCCTCGTTAACAGAAAGCTCGATTATTGCCTATATTTTGACCTTTATCTTGGTCTTAGGTCTATGGATTATTGATGTAGTAGCTCAACGGGTGAGTGGAATAGCGGGAGAAATTTTTTCTTACCTATCACTATTTGAGCATTACAATACCCTCGTCAATGGGGTGATCGATGTCAAAAGTTTTGTTCTATTTTTAACCTATATTTTTCTCGGTATCTTTTTAACGGCCCAATCGATTGAAACCCTTCGTTTCCAAAGATCTTAA
- a CDS encoding methyltransferase domain-containing protein: MSVSCKLSHKGLERLKKALSDKRMSKQELADKAKVARSTVSNLFLGRSVLSEKLESICSVLNIPPEEIISDNTTTDDVNTELNCDTKNTQALVNNVRNRLFSNSEPPEVIRSLDMPKPIDINDIYVETKVWNDLNYDRRKEKNNSDELARVNGSKIQGIDAIRLNSKLLILGKPGAGKTTFLKYIAQNNELSLELDVVPILIKLRDYAYRHIEKPQLDAYIKDILDQQKNITESETQTILNQGKGLILLDALDEVPISQDNSICREIIDFIAKYRKNRFVITCRNASEPFKLEDFVRVQITDFDGDQAKQFVEKWFKGDETLFPYNQESLKLAKEKLTRQVEAQSVSNELKINRHRIDDLRSIKELTKTPLLLTMLCHVVAQEGEIPRGRLDLYKKSVDIMLKEWDAERGISRERLDGLTTEKIKVLLSKIAIQAHSKHAPVISEWEIESIILQEHQEYEPKLDPLEFLKLIESQCGILISSDLGKYAFRHQTFQEYFTALSIIELIDDSAKLSDYLTSERIADPSWLEVFVLVAEFLCHKMEAKKLISDFLHIILQHIIYILNDSSKNQLLLNEFIEEIKKIEKGISETIRNNHKTRTNNEEKFIDSAALRIFLSDPDYEYDSTRTLLLELDKQFGNVLVASSFIIRLFWDEVNDKNIEIPEAIMIAMQVPNIRDAVNADHALEIVYKYTKDEYFKIERVASPKSYIKLRSKAIENELEYIYTDDHLSLAEKAEKCRTLCLKNLDLSETLNVSNKLIGLPSYPQLYNATLLLTRSMNLIEYLLPNLDLGCDLQNLIMTTSDELEKECNLMKNNKFNNQLNEGEYRFSGQLSDEYALWQSARPYVDGLRKQLIDFLRESEQSQNAIPRILELGCGDGELTKLVLDYRKASIVAVDNEPLMIQKIKQRFNQFQDNEILLIVQADILSFLKMCSSESFDFIISGFTLHNILAPCRFDVLKEVYRVLRSGGKLLDADKIAQRGESHAQARERQINKFIEVLVSAKRLDLLEKTILHYMIDDEPDRIRYEDEAIAELLKIGFKDVKLSNRQDMDAIIVALK; encoded by the coding sequence ATGTCAGTCAGTTGTAAGCTTTCACATAAAGGACTTGAAAGGCTTAAAAAAGCACTTTCTGATAAACGTATGAGCAAACAAGAGCTTGCTGATAAAGCGAAAGTCGCTCGATCAACAGTTTCCAACTTGTTTTTGGGCAGATCTGTTTTATCAGAAAAACTCGAATCGATTTGTTCTGTCCTTAATATTCCTCCAGAAGAAATTATTAGTGACAACACAACTACTGACGATGTCAATACAGAATTGAATTGCGACACGAAAAACACACAAGCTCTTGTCAATAACGTTCGGAACAGGCTATTTTCTAATAGTGAGCCTCCTGAGGTTATACGATCTTTAGATATGCCTAAGCCTATAGACATTAATGACATTTACGTTGAAACAAAGGTTTGGAACGACTTAAACTACGACAGAAGAAAAGAAAAAAATAATTCTGACGAACTAGCCAGAGTTAATGGTTCAAAAATTCAAGGAATTGACGCAATTCGCTTAAATAGTAAGTTGCTTATTCTTGGTAAACCTGGTGCGGGTAAGACTACTTTCTTGAAGTATATTGCTCAAAATAACGAATTAAGCCTAGAACTGGATGTAGTGCCAATTCTTATCAAACTTCGAGACTATGCCTATAGACATATTGAAAAACCACAATTAGATGCTTATATTAAAGATATTTTAGATCAACAAAAAAATATTACGGAAAGCGAGACACAAACAATTCTTAATCAAGGAAAAGGCCTTATTCTTCTAGATGCTTTGGATGAAGTTCCCATCTCTCAAGACAACTCTATTTGCAGAGAAATTATTGACTTTATAGCAAAATATCGCAAGAATAGATTTGTGATAACTTGTAGAAATGCATCTGAACCCTTTAAGTTAGAAGATTTTGTCCGAGTTCAAATAACCGATTTTGATGGTGATCAAGCTAAGCAATTTGTTGAAAAATGGTTTAAAGGGGATGAAACTTTATTCCCGTATAATCAAGAAAGTCTCAAGCTTGCCAAAGAAAAATTGACAAGACAGGTAGAAGCTCAATCAGTATCTAATGAGTTGAAAATTAATAGACATAGAATTGATGATTTAAGATCAATAAAAGAACTTACAAAAACTCCGTTACTGCTGACAATGCTTTGTCATGTAGTTGCACAGGAAGGAGAAATTCCTAGAGGGCGATTAGACTTATACAAAAAGTCGGTAGATATTATGTTAAAAGAGTGGGATGCTGAACGTGGTATATCCAGAGAAAGACTCGATGGACTAACGACAGAAAAAATAAAAGTTCTATTATCTAAAATAGCAATTCAAGCCCATTCCAAACATGCCCCTGTGATTTCGGAATGGGAAATTGAATCAATAATTTTACAAGAGCATCAAGAATATGAACCAAAACTTGACCCCTTAGAATTTCTAAAGTTAATTGAGTCGCAATGCGGAATTCTTATCAGTTCGGATTTAGGCAAGTACGCTTTTCGCCATCAAACTTTTCAAGAATACTTTACTGCCTTGTCTATTATTGAGTTAATTGATGATTCGGCAAAATTATCAGACTATCTTACATCAGAACGGATTGCAGATCCTTCCTGGCTAGAAGTTTTTGTTTTAGTTGCAGAATTTTTATGCCATAAAATGGAAGCTAAAAAATTAATTTCTGATTTTCTACATATAATTTTGCAACATATAATTTACATTTTAAATGATTCTTCAAAAAATCAGCTTTTACTAAATGAATTTATCGAAGAAATAAAAAAAATTGAAAAGGGAATATCAGAAACGATTCGGAATAACCACAAGACAAGGACAAATAATGAAGAAAAGTTCATAGATTCAGCAGCATTAAGAATATTTCTTTCTGATCCTGATTATGAATATGATAGTACTAGAACATTACTGCTTGAATTAGATAAACAATTTGGTAATGTTTTAGTAGCTTCTAGCTTCATTATCCGGTTATTCTGGGACGAAGTTAATGACAAAAATATTGAAATTCCAGAAGCAATTATGATTGCGATGCAAGTGCCAAATATTCGTGATGCAGTTAATGCTGATCATGCTCTAGAAATCGTATATAAATATACAAAAGATGAATATTTTAAGATTGAACGTGTAGCTTCACCAAAGTCATATATAAAGCTCAGAAGTAAAGCAATTGAAAACGAGCTTGAATATATCTACACCGATGATCATTTAAGTCTGGCTGAAAAAGCTGAAAAATGCCGAACCTTGTGTCTAAAAAATTTAGATTTAAGTGAAACACTTAATGTTTCAAATAAACTTATTGGCTTACCCTCATATCCACAACTTTATAACGCAACACTATTATTAACTAGATCAATGAATTTGATTGAGTACTTGTTACCAAATCTAGATTTAGGTTGTGATTTACAAAATTTGATCATGACTACATCTGACGAACTTGAAAAAGAATGTAATTTAATGAAAAACAACAAATTTAATAATCAATTGAATGAAGGTGAATATAGATTTTCTGGTCAACTGAGTGATGAATACGCTCTTTGGCAGTCTGCACGACCTTATGTTGACGGTTTACGCAAACAACTTATTGATTTTTTAAGAGAATCTGAACAATCCCAAAATGCTATCCCTCGTATTCTTGAATTAGGATGCGGAGATGGAGAGCTAACTAAACTTGTTTTAGATTATCGAAAAGCAAGCATTGTTGCTGTTGATAATGAACCCTTGATGATTCAAAAAATCAAACAACGTTTTAATCAGTTTCAGGATAATGAAATTCTTTTGATCGTCCAAGCAGACATCTTAAGCTTCTTGAAAATGTGTTCTTCAGAGTCTTTTGACTTTATTATATCGGGATTTACATTACATAATATACTTGCACCATGTCGATTTGATGTCCTTAAAGAAGTTTATCGTGTGCTGCGATCAGGAGGTAAATTATTAGATGCAGATAAAATCGCTCAAAGAGGAGAGTCGCACGCCCAAGCGAGAGAACGGCAAATTAACAAGTTTATTGAAGTTTTAGTCTCTGCCAAACGTTTGGATTTACTTGAGAAGACTATTTTACATTATATGATTGATGATGAACCGGACAGAATTCGTTATGAAGATGAGGCTATTGCAGAATTATTAAAGATTGGATTTAAAGATGTCAAACTATCAAATCGTCAAGATATGGACGCTATAATTGTTGCATTAAAGTAA